AGTCCTTGATGTAATCGCGGACGGACTGGCTGAGCGCCGGGCCGCGCAACTTGTGGATCATGGGAAATTCCTCAGATATCCGATCATGACTGACATCTTAGCCTGACTGTAAGCTTGTGTCAAACCTGACTTGACACGCCTGAACGCGCACCCTACACTTATGTCAGACATCTGATATCCTATAAAAATATTGATCATGCTCGAAAATGCTGTTTTGACCTGGCTTTACGCCGCACCCTTCGCCCCGGAGGCAGCGCGCGGCAGCGCGTTCCCCCGATCCCGGATCGTTTCACCCCTGAGAGCATGTATGGAAAGCCGCTTTACACCCCGTCGCGTCACTCACCGCCAGCGAAAGGCGCTGGCTTGCTCCCCTTCTCCCCTAGGTAGAAGGGGTCGGGGGATGAGGGTTTCCGTACACACTCTGAGGTGTATCCCATTCTGCTGCACCCTTTGGAGGCCCGATGGCGTCGCCTAATTTGCTCGTGATGCTGACCGACCAGCAGCGCATCGATACCGTGGGCGCGTATGGCAGCCCCATTTGCCAGACGCCAGCCCTCGACCGTTTGGCACAAACGGCGGCGGTCTTCGACCAGGCGTACACGGTCTGCGCCCTGTGCAGCCCCGCGCGCGCCTCGATCTACACCGGCCTGTACCCGCACCATCATGGCATGGAGCGCAACGAGATCGAGTTCCGCGACGACGCGCGCCTCGTCTCGCAGGATCTGATCGACGCGGGCTACCGCTGCGGCTTCGTCGGCAAGTGGCACTGTGGCGTCGAAAAGCTCCCGCGCGACTTCGGCTTCGAGGGCATGAGCGTGCCCGGCTACGGCAACGCCCGCAAGACGCCGGAATACCGCGCCTACCTGGAGCGAACCGGCCTGGACCCGGCGACGGTCGAGGCGGAGGGTGCGGGCTGGGCCAACAACACCGTGCTGATGGGCAAGATGAGCGGCCCCGTCGAGGCGTCCGTTCCGTACTTCCTGGCCGAAGAAGCCATCGCCGCCATACGCCGCTACCGCGACGCGGGCCAGACGTTCCTGCTGTTCCTGAACTTCTGGGGGCCGCACGCGCCCTATCTGCCCTCCGAGCCGTACGCTTCCATGTACGACCCGGCGGCGATCCCGCCCTGGCCGAACTTCACGGACACGTACGAGGGCAAGCCGGTCGCGCACCGCCGCTACCGCGACTCATTCTACGGCGAGGGCAACCCCGTGCGCACCTGGGAGGAGTGGTCGAAGTGGGTTGCGCGCTATTACGGCTTCATGACGCAGATCGACGCGCAGATGGGCCGCGTGCTCGATGCGCTGGACGAATTAGGACTGGCGGACAGCACCGCCGTGATTGCCAGCACGGATCACGGCGAGCACGCGGGCGCGCACGGCGGTGTGCACGACAAAGAAATGCTCATGTACCAGGAGACCTATCACATCCCCTTCATGCTGCGCCTGCCGCGGCAGACGGCGGGGATGCGCGTCGCGCAACCGGTCACCAATCTGGACATCACGCCGACGCTGCTGGATCTGGCAGGCGTCGAGCCGCAGCGCCCACTGGATGGGCGCAGCCTTGCGCCGCTGGCGCGCGGCGAGAACCAGCCGGAGCGCGGCGACACGGTGTTGTGCGTGTTCAACGGCCACCACATCCTCTACCAGTCGCGTTTGGTCACCGGCGGCGCAATGAAATACATCTTCAACCCCACCGACTACGACGAGTTGTACGACCTGCACGCCGACCCGTGGGAGCTGCACAACCTGATCGGCGATCCCGCTTACGCAGAGGCGCTCAAGGCGCTGCGCGTGCGGATGGAAGCGCACCTGCGCGAAGCGGGTGACGACCTCGTACATATCTATTTCCAAAACCTGTTTGCGCCGCGCCGACCGGCCACGCCGGAGCACTTCACGCCGTACCGCGACTGAGCGGCACAGGGGGATAGCATAATGCCAGAGACGTATACCGCCCCAGTCACGCGGCTGTGGGACTCGGACGTGCTCGTGGTGGGCGGTGGCCCCGCCGGAGTGATCGCGGCGGTGGCGGCGGCGCGCAGCGGCGCGTCCGTCACGCTGATCGAGCGTTACGGCTTTTTGGGCGGCAACAGCACGCAGATCCTGGATCGTTTCTGCGGCTTCTTCACGCCCGGCCCCGATCCGCAGAAAATCGTGGGCGGCCTGCCGGATGAAGTGATCGACGCGCTGTTCCGGCTGCATGCCGCCGACTACCACATGTGCCCCTACAGCGACGCGCAGCTAATCACCTACAATCCCGATGTGCTCAAAGTGATCTGGGAGCGGCTGGCGCTCGACGCGGGCGTGCGGCTGCTCGGCCACGTACAGGTGATCGACGTGCTGCGCGAGGGCGACCGCGTGACGGGTGTGATCGGCGCGGGTAAAAGCGGCCTGATCAGCCTGGGCGCGGCGGTGATCGTCGATGCCTCCGGTGACGCGGACGTGGCATTCCGTGCGGGCGTGCCTTGCGAGGGCGCGGAGACGGGCGGACTTCAGGCGCTGACCACTACCTTCCGGCTGATCAACGTCGATACGGATCGCGCGGGACAGGTCGCGCCGGGCACGCTGCACGCGATGATGGTCGAAGCGAACGCGCGCGGCGACTATGACCTGCCGCGTCACCAGGGCAGCGCCAGCCTGACGTGTATGCCGGGCGTCGTCGCCACCAACATGACGAAAGTGACGGATATCGACGTGACCGATCCGTGCCAGATGACCGGCGCGGAGATCGAGGGGCGGCAGCAGGCGATGGAATATGCCCGCTTCCTGATCGAGCAGGTGCCGGGCTACGAGCGCGCCGAGTTGGGCGGCCTGAGCACCCAGATCGGCATCCGTGAGAGTCGCCGCATCCGGGGGCAGTACCGGCTGACGCGCGACGACATCGTCGCCGGGCGGGTGTTCGAGGACGCCATCGCGCGCTGTGCGTGGCCGATCGAGGATCACCATGCCCGCCCGGATACACGCTGGGAACGCGTCGCGCAGGGCGGCACGTTCGATATCCCCTACCGCTGCCTCGTGCCGCAGGCGGTCGAAGGGCTGCTGGTGGCGGGGCGCTGCCTGTCGGGGGACCACGACGCGCACGCCTCGGTGCGCGTCATGGCGCAGTGTATGGCGATGGGACAGGCTGCCGGGGTCGGCGCGGCATGGGCGGCGCAGCGCGGCCTCTCGCCGGGTGACGTGCCCGTCTGGGAAATTCAGGATCAAATCCGCGCGTGGGGCGCACTTATTTAGGTGACGGTTGCCCCTTGCGGTCAATTGACTTCAGAATGCCATTGATCTACAATGGATGCATTAAGATATCAGACATCTGAACTCACTTTGGAGAACTAGATTTATGTCCGAACGCCTCACGTTTGACGCCCCCATCATTGCGGATGTGGAAGTTCTGGTCTGCGGCGGCGGTCCCGCCGGGATCGGTGCGGCGCTGGCGGCGGCTCGCCAGGGCGCGCGCACGATGATCATTGAGCAGCAGGGCTGTCTGGGCGGCGTCGCCACCAGCAGCCTGATCGGCACGTGGTTCGGCAGCTACTCGCGCGATGGCCGTTACCCGGTCATCGAGGGCCTGTTCAAGGAGATCGTGGACCGGCTGGTGGCCGACGGCTCGGCCATGCCCGCGACCAACGACCTGGATGGCGGATCGGCCTACAGCGGCTACGCGCCGTGGCATCGCGGGACCGTGCCGTTTGAGTATGAAGCTGCCAAGCGCCTGTTCGACTGCATGGTGCAGGAAGCCGGGATCACCCTGCGCTACTTCACCAGCGCGCTCTACCCCAAAATCGAAGACGGGCGCATCACCGGCATGTTCGTCGCGTCAAAGGCCGGGATCGAGTTTATCCGCGCGCAGACGGTGGTCGATGCCACGGGCGACGCGGACGTTGCCTTCCGCGCAGACTGCCCGATGCTGATCGGCCTCGAGGAAGAGGGTCACCGGGGCTGGATGTCGCCCGGCGCAATGTCCTTCGTGCTGGAAGACGTGGACGCGCAGGCGTATGGCGATTACTGCCGCGCGGGCGACTACCGTTTCCGCGAAATGATTGCGCACCTGCGCGAGATCGGCGAGTGGCCGTACACGGACAACATCTTCATCGCCTTCGAGCTGCCCAACCCCAGGCACTATTACGTTAAGGTCAGCCCAACGACGCACGAGCAGGGCTTCGACGGCACCGACCCCGACGTGCTGACTCTCGGCATGACCAAAGGCCGCCAGGAAGTCCACACGCTGCTGAACGTGCTGCGCAAGCACTTCCCCGGCTTCGCCCACGCGCGCCTGTCGCAGACCGCCCCGGTGATCGGCGTGCGCAATACGCGGCGCATCATCGGTGAGTATCAGGTTGCCACCAGCGACGTGCGCGACGGGCGTCACTTCGCGGACACCATCGCCCTGACCGGCTATCACTGGGATATGGCGACACCCGGCACGGAGCAGCGTTTGCTGCATCAGGTCGAGATCGCCTTGCCCTACGCCGAGATCCCCTACGGCTGCATTATCCCGCAGACGGTCGATAATTTACTGGCTCCGGGCCGCGCGATCTCGGCGGAATGGGACGTGCTGGGACCGTTCCGCATCATGCCCGCCGCGTTTGCGATGGGCCAGGGCGCGGGCACGGCGGCGGCGATGGCGGCGCACAGCGGCGCGGCCATGCGTGACGTGGACGTCCCGGCGCTGCGCCAGCGGCTGCGCGACCAGGGCGCGATTGTGGACGGGCCGGAAGGCTAGGATCGAACGCTATGGCGCCCCAATACCCGAATCTACTCGTCATCACCTGCCACGACCTGGGCGACACCCTCGGCTGCTACGGCACGCCGATCCACACGCCCAATCTGGACGCCATCGCCGGGCAGGGCGCGCTGCTCGAAAATCATTTCGCGCCCGCGTCGATCTGTTCCCCGGCGCGCGGATCGCTGTGGACGGGCTGTTACCCGCATACGCACGGCCTGATGGGCCTGATGCCGCGCGGCTGGCAAGTGGACGTGGATCGCTGCCCGCCGCTGCCCGCGCTGCTCAAGGACGCGGGCTACGAGAGCCACCTGTTCGGCGTGCAGCACGAGCACTGGGATCCGCGCCGCCTGGGCTACGATGCCATCCACGATCTGCCGTCCGAGTTTTGCGACGACGTGACGCCCGCCGTGGTGGACTGGTTGCGCGCGCGCGCGGACGCTGACGCGCCGTTCCTGGCGGCAGTCGGCTTTTTCGACCCGCACCGCATCGGCCTCGCCAGCCAGGGCTATCGCCCCGATTTGCTCAACCAGCCGCCGTCGCACTTCTGGCGCGACGTGTACACCAAAGTCGATCCCGCTGCGGTCGAGGTCCCGCCCTTCCTGCTCGACACCCCCGTGCAGCGCGCGGAGTTGGCCGATTTTTACGCCGCGATCCAGTTCGTCGATCGGCAGATCGGCGTCATCACGCGCACGCTGGACGAAACCGGGCTGGCCGATAACACGCTGCTGATGTTCGTCATCGATCACGGCGCGTCGTTCCTGCACTCCAAAGGCACGCTGTACGACGGCGGCACGAAGGTCGCGTGCATGGTGCGCTGGCCGGGCGTGATCCCGGCGGGGCAGCGCGTGGCGGGCCTGACCAGCCACGTGGACATCGTGCCGACCCTGCTCGAACTGCTGGATCTGCCAACCCCCGCGCACGTCGAAGGGCAGAGCCTCGCGGACGTGCTGCGCGGCGGCGACGCCCCCACGCGCGATTACGTTTTCGCGGAAAAGAACTACACGCAGTACTTCGATCCGCAGCGCATGGTGCGCTCGGAGCGGTTCAAGTACATCCGGCGCGGGATTCGCAGCTCGATCTTCGACTTCGTGCTGACCGAGCTGGAGATGAGTGCGCCCAGCTTCCGCAACAACAAGGACGTGTTCGGATTTTACTCCTGCGCGCGGCGCACCGAGGAATTCTACGATCTCGACGCGGACCCCGCCGAACTGCACAACTTGGCCGAAGATCCGGCCTACGCGGACACGCTGAACGCCCTGCGTGCCGCGCTGGATCGCCACCTGGATGCCACCGCCGACCCGTTCCGCGACCTGCGGATCAGCCCGCAGATGCCGCCGGACGTTTACGCAGAGATGAAGCGAGCGAGTAGGGCGCGATGAATTCACGAGAGCGGATCAAGACATCGCTCGCGTTCCGGGAACCGGATCGCATCGGCAAGGGGGATGCCTATTGGGAAGATACGCTCACGCGCTGGCATGACGAAGGCCTGCCGGTCGATGCCGACGTGAAGGACGTCTTCGGGTTTGACATCGAGCCGATCTTCATGGACGCGTCGCTGCGTTTGCCGGAAATGCTGCTGGAAGACACGGACGAATACACCATCCGCCAGGACAAGATCGGTTATACAGCCAAGCAGTGGAAGGGTCGTTCCGGGGCGCTGGGTTACCTGAACCACGTGATCGAAACGAGCGCGGACTGGGACCGGTTGAAGGGTCGCCTCGCGGTGGACTTCGGCGGCACGAGCCGCATTCACACCGTCTCGTACTTCGAGCCGTTCGTGCAGTACCCTACCTGGGCCGAGATGGGTGCGACTTTCCGCCATCTGCTGATCAAAGAACGCTACATCCTGCTGCACGTCTACGGCCCGTGGGAAGCGACGTGGCGCAAGCACGGGTTCGACACGTCCCTGATGACGCTGGCGCTGGAGCCGGAATTTATCGCGGACATGTGCGAAACGCACGTCGATCTGGTGATCGCCACGCTCGACCGTGCGCAGGCGGAAGGCATCGTGCCGGACGGGCTGTTTATGGTGGAAGACCTGGGCATGAGCACCGGGATGATGTTCTCGCCCCGCATGTACGAGCGTGTGATCTATCCGGCGCACAAACGCCTGGGCGACGCGCTGCGACAGCGCGGCATCACCTACTTCATGCACAGCGATGGCGACATCCGCACGGTGATCCCGCGCCTGATCGACGCGGGCGTGCAGGTGCTGCAGCCGCTGGAGGCCAAAAGCCGCATGGACGTGCGTACGCTCAAGGCCGAGTATGGCCACGACCTCGTGTTTTTCGGCAACATCGACGTGCGCATGATGTCCGCGTCCAGGGCCGAGTTGGAAGAAGAAGTACGCACCAAGCTGGCAGCGGTGATGCCTGGGGGCGGGTATATCTACCACTCCGACCATTCGGTGCCGCCGACCGTCAGTTTTGAAAACTACTGTTTCCTGATGGATCTCTTAAGTCGATACGGTTCTTACTGACCGTTGGAGGACAATACAACGATGTCTCAATTTTCCGGTACGTGGCCCGCGCTCGTAACGCCGTTTACGGCGGGCAATACGATCAACGTCGATACGGTGGTCAGGCTTGTATCCTACCACCTGGACAAAAACGTGGGCGGCTTTTACGTCTGCGGCAGCACGGGCAGCGGCGTCTACCAATCCGTAGCCGAGCGTAAGCTGGTCGCTGAAACAGCCCTGAAGACGGTCGCCGGGCGCGTCCCGGTGGTGGTGCACGTCGGCGCGGTGGCGCTCGTGGACGCGATCGATCTCGCGCGTCACGCCCAGGAACACGGCGCGGCAGCGTTCAGCAGCATCATTCCGCCGCTCTATCCCGGCATGGATGACGTGCTCGCCTATTATGAAGCCCTGGCGAGCGCCGTGCCCGATTTCTCGTTCTTCCCCTACCTGGCCCGGCCCGAAGTCAACGCGCTCGATCTGGTGCGCAAGCTGCTGCATCTGCCCAACGTGGTCGGCACCAAGTACACCGGCCCGAACATGCACGAGTTCGGCCAGATCGCGTCGCTGCGTGACGATGGCTGGTCGGTGTTCTCCGGCATGGACGAGCAGAGCGTCTTCGCGGCGATGTCCGGCTCGTGCGGGCACATCGGCTCGACGCTGAACTTCATGCCCGGCATCTACGCCGGGATCCGTGCGCACCTCGCCGCCGGGGAATATGACTGCGCGCTGAGCCTGCAGCAGCAAGCCAATGCTGTGACGCGCGTCCTGCTCAACCACGACTTCGGCGGCACGCTGTACGAGACGATGAGCATCCTCGGCTTCGACTGTGGCAATCCGCGCCTGCCGTGGCAGCCGCTCTCGGCGGAGGCCAAGAAAGCCTTCCGCGCGGAACTCGAAGCGGCGGGCTTCTGGGACGCGGCGCAGATGTAGCACCGCGCGCAAGCGCCTGTGCACGAAGCTGGACGGGACGAGGGGACAGGAGCACCGCATGGAAGTTGCAGCACTCACCTACCAACAGCGCCTTGATGCGCTGCGCGCCACCAAAATGGCCCAGACCCGCGAGAAGCAGGCCGTGCTGGGCGCGATGGACCACGACGACTGGGCCATCGTGCTGCCGCCGCCGGAACTGCGCGAGATCGTGGACGCGATCAGCGGGTCCGGCGAGCCGATCAAGGACTGCATCTTCAAGGGCTGGCAGCCTAAGGCGAACCACCCGTCCGGCGGGATGTTCGGCCCGCGCGCCGTGGGCGATAACTACCGCGACTTTCTGGAACGTCACCCGGTCTATATCGATCCCATGAGTTCGCTGGCCGGGGCGTATATGTTCAACTTCATGTCGTATCGCAAACCATATTGGAACCCCGATTTTGACTTTAGCCATTTAGTTCCCGAGCAGGAAAAGTATAAGGTTATTCCCGGTATCGGCGGCAGCCAGCACTTCTGCCAGGACCTGCAAATCGGCCTGGATTTGGGCTGGCAGGGCCTGCTGGAAAAGATCCGCGCCTATCGCAAGCAGAACTACCCGCACGGCCACGACTTCTATCATGGCATCGGCCAGGTGGTGCACGGCGTCCAGAACTGGATCGGACGCCACGCCGAGGCCGCCCGCGCGCTGGCCGCGCAGGAATCCGACCCGGCGCTGCGGCAGAATCTCGACGAGCTGGCCGCGATCAACGCCTACCTCGTGACCGAACCGCCGCGCACCTTCCGCGAGGCGTGCCAGTGGATTCTGTGGTACCAGATGACAGCGCGCATGTACAACGGCAGCGGATCGCTGGGGCGGCTCGACGTGCTGCTGCTGCCGTACTACGAGCGCGACACGGCGGCGGGCTTGCTCACCGACGAAGAAGCGATCTTCCACGTCGCGTGCCTGCTCCTGCGCGACACGGCCTATCTTCAGCTCGGCGGGCCGGACGCGGACGGCCACGACGTGACCAATCACCTCTCGTACCTGATCCTCGAGGCGGGCCACCGGCTGCGCATCCCGGCCAACATCGGCGTGAGCGTGGGCGCGGGCGTCGATCCGGCGCTGCTTCAGCGCGCGGTCGAGATCATCGTGCAAGACAAGCAGGGCTACCCCAAGTTCCTGGGCACGGATCAGGTGGTCGAGGGCACGGCGAAAAACGACGTCCCGCTGGAGGCCGCGCGCCAGCGCGTCTACTCCGGCTGCCACTGGTCGGCCATTCCGGGGCGCGAATATGGCCTGATGGACATCGTGAAGATCAACTTCGGCACGGTGTTCGACGTGGCCCTGCGCGACATGCTGGCCGATGCCAGCACGCCCAATACACTCGACGCGCTGTGGGATCGCTTCGCGTACCATCTGGGGCGCGCTGTGGACGTGGTAGCTCAGGGGCTGGACGTGCATATGGCGCACATGCACGAGGTCTTCCCCGAACTCGTGCTCGACCTGTGCTGTTATGGCCCGGTCGAAAAGGGCCTGGACGCGTCGCACGGCGGCGTGGAATTCTACCTGCTGGGCGTGGACGGGGCGGCGCTGGCCACCGTCGCGGACTCCTTCGCGGCAATCGAGCAGCGTGTGGTGCAGGAAGGGCGCATGAGCTGGGACGACCTGCTGCGCCACCTCGACGAGAACTGGTCCGGGTCGGACGGCGAGCGCGCCCGCCTGATGATGCGCAGCGTACCGCGCTTTGGGCACGGCAACACCCTGGCCGACACCTACGCGCGCCGCATCAGCGAGATGTTCAGCACGCTGGTCCACGTCAAGCCCACGCCGGACGGCTTCCGCATGGTCCCCGGCATCTTCTCGTGGGCGCTGACGCTGTCGATGGGGCGCGTGCTGGGCGCGACGCCCAACGGTCGCCGGGCGGGCGAGCCGATCTCGCACGGTGCGAACCCGCACCCCGGCTTCCGCAAGGACGGCGCGCCGTCGGCACTGGCCGTCGCGGTGGCGAGCGTGCAGCCTGGGTACGGCAACACCGCGCCGCTGCAAATCGACCTCGAACCGTCCATCGCGCAGGACGATCTCGCCCAGGCGCAGATCGCCAGCCTGATCCGCACGCACTTCGACCTGGGCGGCACACAGATCAACATGAACGTGCTGGATACGCAAACCCTGCTCGAAGCGTACGAGGATCCGTCGAAGTACCCCGATCTCGTGGTGCGGGTGACGGGCTTCAGCGCGTACTTCGCCAGCCTGTCGCCGGAGTTCCGCAAGATGGTCGTGGACCGCGTGCTCGCGGCGGAGAAAGCGTAAGTCCGGGGAGCGGGGGTTCACCCCTGCGCCCCACGCCCAACGGGGGTTGTGTAGGGGTGGGTTTTTAACCTGCGCTTTACGTGCCCGAATTAAAGGTTAAAGAGCGTTAAAAGATGGCAGGGTGCGGGGCAGCGTCCCGCAAAACCAGCGGAGAGAGCGATGACTACGATTATTTCCGGCGTGCTGGACAAGCTACGCCGCTTTGACACGCCGACGATCTGCAACGTGATCGAGCTGTTCGGGGTGCGCCCGCACACCGACGGCTTCATGGACGACCGTATTCGGGCGGACTTTCCGGAGCTGCCGCCGATGGTCGGCTTCGCGTCCACGGCGACGTTCCGCGCGGCGGTTCGCCCGCGTGACGGCGACGCGTACCACCACCTGACGGCGCAGATCGCGCGCTTCGAAGAACTCGACGGGCCGCCGGTCGTGGTGTTTCAGGACCTGGACAGCCCGGTGAAGGCGGCGACGTTCGGGGAAATCATGTGCACGTCCTACCAGCGCTTCGGCGCGGTCGGGCTGGTGACGTCCGGCGGCGGGCGCGACCTGGATCAGGTGCATGCGCTGGGGTTCCCGGTGTTCACCAGCGGCACGATCTGCGCGCACGGCTACTGCAGCATCGTGGATCTGCACGTGCCGGTGCACGTCGGCGGCGTGGCCGTGTATCCCAACGACCTGCTGCACGGCGATCTGAACGGCGTGACGACTATCCCGCGCGAGATCGGGAGTGAGGTGGCGGATGCCGCGGACGAGTTCGTGGCGGCGGAGGCAGTCATTCTCGCGGCGCTGCGCGACGAGACGGCCACGCTCGATACGCTGCGCGAGGCGACCGCCGAATGCGACGCGCAGATTGGCGCGATCCGGCAGCGCGTGCACCGGACGTAGCAGCCATCATGTGCCGCCCGTGCGGTATAACCGATCCCGGCCTTCCCCACACTTCCCCTTCGCCCCTGCAGGAAGAGCCATCCGCGCACGGCAATGTCATGAAGAAATGAAAACCGGGCCTCATCCTGTGATATGATGCGAGTGCGCGTTGTATCTTGGGGAGAAGCAAAAAATGAAACGGTTCCTATCCCTGGCTGCTGCCACTGCTGCGGTCTGGATCGTGCTGGCATCGGGCACGACTGCCGCGCAGGGAGATGAGCAGCGCAAACCCACTCCGGTTCCTTCCGATCTTGACGCCTTCCTGTCCGTTACGGCGACCCCAAACGCCGCCCTAGACCTGATCCCCCGGCAGAACAGCACCGACTTCACCTTCGATCCGTACCAGCTCGCGATTCCCGGCGGTTGGCTGCCCTGGAAGAGTGACCCGGCCCTGAGCGAATCCGCGAATGAGCAGGCGCTGGAAGCGTTGGTGGTGCAGATCGATCCGGCGTTGGCGGCGGACGCCAGCGCCGCGATCGAGCAGCTTGTGCCGCCGATGATCGCCGCCGCGCTCGCCCCCGATACGCCGGGGGGCGAGCTGATCTTCGTGAGCGTACTCGAATTCGGTTATCAGGCCACGCTGAACGACCTGCAGCTGCCCGCCGCGACCGATCCCGCTCAGGTCATCACGGCGTTGGGATTCCCCGAAGCGCGGATGCTGCACGGAATGGCGGCGGGATTCTCGCTCGAACAGGACCGCGATCAGGCGAGTTACGTGGGCGGCTTTGCCCTCCCGGAACGTGACCGGTTTATCCTGATCAACGGCACGTGCGATCCCGCCAGTTGGGAAACCTACGGCCCTGCACTCACCGGGATCGTCGAGTCGTTCCAGTTGAGCGACGCGGATGACGTTGCGCCCACGCCGGGCAAACCGACGCCAAACGCATCCGGCGCGCTGCCTGCCGGATCTTACGACCTCTCACAGCTGCCGCTACTCACCCCGATCAATATCCTGTACCAGCAGCCGTATCACTTCAGCCTGCCCGCCGTACAGACAGGTACGATCGATCTGGCCGGACTGGACATGGATCCCGCGCTGGAGAAGATCGAAGGCACGGACTATTATCCCCCAGTCACCGGGTACGTTCAGGCGGCGGCGACCGTCGTTTTCTACGCCCAACCCAACACAACCGTGGGCGTCGTATTCGCCGGGATCAACTACGTGGATACGGTGCTGCTCGTGCGCGACCCGGACGGCGGCTGGCACTTCGCCGATGACGTCAAACGCGCCAATCCCGATCCTGCCCTGGCCGTCAACGCCGCCGCCGAGGGCGTCTACGAAGTCTGGGTTGGAGCCAAAATCCCCAACCAGATGGTTGCGGGCGATCTCTACGTGATCGTGGAATAACAGGCGATACGGGGCGGTTCCGCGCTCAGGACGTGCGCTTGCCGCAGCAATGTTTGAATTTCTTCCCGCTGCCGCACGGACACGGATCGTTGCGACCCACGCCCGCGAACTGCTGCTCGCGGGCTTTTTGCTCGCGCGCGAGGTAGATCATGATGTTGGCGGGCGGGCGGCCCTGCATGAACTCCGACGCCATGAGACGCACCGGCCCGTCGATGTGCGTGAAGAACGACTTGTAGCCGTCGCACAGGTAGTTCAGGCCCGGCTCGCCGTCCGGCGTGGTGATGAAGCGGTTCTTGGGACATCCCCCGTTGCATACGAAGCGCACGTCGCAATCGCGGCAGAACTGTGGCAGCGTGTCGCGTTTGGCCTGCCCGAAGCGGAACTGCTGCTCGGAATTCACCAGATCGGCCAGCGGAACGAATGCCATGTTACCCAGCTTGTGCGCCGGCTCCACGAAGTGATCGCACGAGAAGACATCCCCGTTGTGCTCCATCGCCATCGCGCTGCCGCACGTTTCCTCGAAGATGCACAGGCCGGGCGGCTGGCCCAGCCACGCCGCCAGCGCCACGTCGAAGATCTGCACGAAAACCTGGCTCACGTCGCGCCGGACCCACTCGTCGAACACGGCGCTAAGGAACTGACCGTATTGCGCCCCGGTCACCGAACGTTCGGTGACGTCTGATCCTTCTTGAAAACCCGTGTCGTTGGCGCGCTCGACGATGGGGATGAACTGCATGTAGCGCGCGCCGACCTCATCCCGCAAGAAGCGGTAGACCTCCAGCGGATGCTCCGCGCTGTTCGCGTGCACGCACGTCAGCACGTTG
This sequence is a window from Aggregatilinea lenta. Protein-coding genes within it:
- a CDS encoding sulfatase-like hydrolase/transferase, producing the protein MASPNLLVMLTDQQRIDTVGAYGSPICQTPALDRLAQTAAVFDQAYTVCALCSPARASIYTGLYPHHHGMERNEIEFRDDARLVSQDLIDAGYRCGFVGKWHCGVEKLPRDFGFEGMSVPGYGNARKTPEYRAYLERTGLDPATVEAEGAGWANNTVLMGKMSGPVEASVPYFLAEEAIAAIRRYRDAGQTFLLFLNFWGPHAPYLPSEPYASMYDPAAIPPWPNFTDTYEGKPVAHRRYRDSFYGEGNPVRTWEEWSKWVARYYGFMTQIDAQMGRVLDALDELGLADSTAVIASTDHGEHAGAHGGVHDKEMLMYQETYHIPFMLRLPRQTAGMRVAQPVTNLDITPTLLDLAGVEPQRPLDGRSLAPLARGENQPERGDTVLCVFNGHHILYQSRLVTGGAMKYIFNPTDYDELYDLHADPWELHNLIGDPAYAEALKALRVRMEAHLREAGDDLVHIYFQNLFAPRRPATPEHFTPYRD
- a CDS encoding FAD-dependent oxidoreductase, with the protein product MPETYTAPVTRLWDSDVLVVGGGPAGVIAAVAAARSGASVTLIERYGFLGGNSTQILDRFCGFFTPGPDPQKIVGGLPDEVIDALFRLHAADYHMCPYSDAQLITYNPDVLKVIWERLALDAGVRLLGHVQVIDVLREGDRVTGVIGAGKSGLISLGAAVIVDASGDADVAFRAGVPCEGAETGGLQALTTTFRLINVDTDRAGQVAPGTLHAMMVEANARGDYDLPRHQGSASLTCMPGVVATNMTKVTDIDVTDPCQMTGAEIEGRQQAMEYARFLIEQVPGYERAELGGLSTQIGIRESRRIRGQYRLTRDDIVAGRVFEDAIARCAWPIEDHHARPDTRWERVAQGGTFDIPYRCLVPQAVEGLLVAGRCLSGDHDAHASVRVMAQCMAMGQAAGVGAAWAAQRGLSPGDVPVWEIQDQIRAWGALI
- a CDS encoding FAD-dependent oxidoreductase — encoded protein: MSERLTFDAPIIADVEVLVCGGGPAGIGAALAAARQGARTMIIEQQGCLGGVATSSLIGTWFGSYSRDGRYPVIEGLFKEIVDRLVADGSAMPATNDLDGGSAYSGYAPWHRGTVPFEYEAAKRLFDCMVQEAGITLRYFTSALYPKIEDGRITGMFVASKAGIEFIRAQTVVDATGDADVAFRADCPMLIGLEEEGHRGWMSPGAMSFVLEDVDAQAYGDYCRAGDYRFREMIAHLREIGEWPYTDNIFIAFELPNPRHYYVKVSPTTHEQGFDGTDPDVLTLGMTKGRQEVHTLLNVLRKHFPGFAHARLSQTAPVIGVRNTRRIIGEYQVATSDVRDGRHFADTIALTGYHWDMATPGTEQRLLHQVEIALPYAEIPYGCIIPQTVDNLLAPGRAISAEWDVLGPFRIMPAAFAMGQGAGTAAAMAAHSGAAMRDVDVPALRQRLRDQGAIVDGPEG
- a CDS encoding sulfatase family protein, whose amino-acid sequence is MAPQYPNLLVITCHDLGDTLGCYGTPIHTPNLDAIAGQGALLENHFAPASICSPARGSLWTGCYPHTHGLMGLMPRGWQVDVDRCPPLPALLKDAGYESHLFGVQHEHWDPRRLGYDAIHDLPSEFCDDVTPAVVDWLRARADADAPFLAAVGFFDPHRIGLASQGYRPDLLNQPPSHFWRDVYTKVDPAAVEVPPFLLDTPVQRAELADFYAAIQFVDRQIGVITRTLDETGLADNTLLMFVIDHGASFLHSKGTLYDGGTKVACMVRWPGVIPAGQRVAGLTSHVDIVPTLLELLDLPTPAHVEGQSLADVLRGGDAPTRDYVFAEKNYTQYFDPQRMVRSERFKYIRRGIRSSIFDFVLTELEMSAPSFRNNKDVFGFYSCARRTEEFYDLDADPAELHNLAEDPAYADTLNALRAALDRHLDATADPFRDLRISPQMPPDVYAEMKRASRAR
- a CDS encoding uroporphyrinogen decarboxylase family protein, whose translation is MNSRERIKTSLAFREPDRIGKGDAYWEDTLTRWHDEGLPVDADVKDVFGFDIEPIFMDASLRLPEMLLEDTDEYTIRQDKIGYTAKQWKGRSGALGYLNHVIETSADWDRLKGRLAVDFGGTSRIHTVSYFEPFVQYPTWAEMGATFRHLLIKERYILLHVYGPWEATWRKHGFDTSLMTLALEPEFIADMCETHVDLVIATLDRAQAEGIVPDGLFMVEDLGMSTGMMFSPRMYERVIYPAHKRLGDALRQRGITYFMHSDGDIRTVIPRLIDAGVQVLQPLEAKSRMDVRTLKAEYGHDLVFFGNIDVRMMSASRAELEEEVRTKLAAVMPGGGYIYHSDHSVPPTVSFENYCFLMDLLSRYGSY